A single region of the Mycobacterium lentiflavum genome encodes:
- a CDS encoding SIR2 family NAD-dependent protein deacylase, which produces MPRQPESPELVALLTGRRIAVLTGAGISTDSGIPDYRGPDSPPSNPMTIRQFTSDPAFRQRYWARNHVGWRHMDATQPNAGHRALAALELAGVVTGVVTQNVDLLHTKAGSDNVINLHGTYAQVICLSCGHTMSRAALADELEVLNPGFIERAEAIGGLAVAPDADAVVADTTSFHYLDCPRCAGMLKPDIVYFGESVPKDTVTQAFSMIDESDALLVAGSSLTVFSGYRFVRHAAARGIPVAIVNRGPTRGDELATVKLDGGCSELLVLLASELGDELAPLALH; this is translated from the coding sequence GTGCCTCGCCAACCCGAATCTCCGGAGCTGGTCGCGCTGTTGACTGGACGCCGGATCGCGGTGCTGACCGGCGCGGGGATTTCCACCGACTCGGGCATTCCCGATTACCGGGGACCGGATTCGCCACCGAGCAACCCGATGACGATTCGTCAGTTCACCTCGGATCCGGCGTTCCGCCAGCGGTACTGGGCCCGCAATCACGTGGGCTGGCGGCACATGGACGCGACGCAGCCGAATGCGGGGCATCGGGCGCTGGCCGCGCTAGAGCTTGCCGGGGTGGTCACCGGCGTGGTCACCCAGAACGTCGATCTGCTGCACACCAAGGCCGGCAGTGACAACGTGATCAATCTGCACGGCACCTACGCGCAGGTGATCTGCCTGAGCTGCGGCCACACCATGAGTCGCGCCGCGTTGGCCGACGAACTCGAGGTACTGAACCCGGGATTCATCGAACGCGCCGAGGCCATCGGTGGCCTGGCGGTGGCACCCGACGCCGACGCCGTCGTCGCCGATACCACGTCATTCCACTATCTGGACTGTCCGCGCTGCGCCGGCATGCTCAAGCCCGATATCGTATACTTCGGCGAAAGCGTTCCTAAAGACACTGTGACACAAGCTTTTTCGATGATCGATGAGTCCGATGCACTGTTGGTCGCGGGCTCGTCGCTGACCGTATTCTCCGGCTACCGATTCGTGCGGCACGCTGCCGCACGCGGCATCCCGGTCGCCATCGTCAACCGCGGACCCACCCGCGGTGACGAACTGGCCACCGTCAAACTCGACGGCGGGTGCTCGGAACTGCTGGTGCTGCTTGCCTCGGAACTAGGAGACGAGCTGGCGCCGCTGGCCCTGCACTAA
- a CDS encoding FAD-dependent oxidoreductase translates to MSDSQSPRVEACDLCIIGAGIAGLNALFAASRYLSRYQKVILIDRRPRPGGMWVDVYSYVRLHQPHPMFTAGNIEWTLDRDRAPLATKREVLDHLRYCVDVIAERVPVDEYFGWEFESQEEANGVVRATCRAADGRMLVVEAKRLIKAFGLAVTPNQPLDISSRRVHSVSPDYCDIRAGDIRESRAPVWIIGGGKTAMDTAHALITAYPGREVNLVAGRGTFFSSRDRLLPSGSRRWWTGTVPSTVAAQLSRRFDGTNESEVQDWYRATYGTFLTPQSDNFVLGVLSEAENDTISAGLNDVVMDYLEDVVDCNGTTELLLRSGSTKAIEPGSWVVNCTGYLNAADEYPYEPYVSPSGAIVSINVRSAVLHLPAFMGYFLGHLLFLDKLREIPLYELDWQGLRDTAPIAFPYVLFAHVQHNLSLIYENVPRAVFRENGLDFDKWYPLPRRLPGLTRFVLTHRRERERQRRVLNTVRERFDIRCGPINEQRVTRAKMYR, encoded by the coding sequence ATGTCCGATTCCCAGTCCCCGCGGGTGGAAGCCTGCGACCTTTGCATCATCGGAGCCGGCATCGCCGGGCTGAACGCTCTGTTCGCGGCGAGCCGGTACCTGTCGCGGTACCAAAAGGTGATCCTGATCGATCGTCGGCCGCGCCCGGGCGGCATGTGGGTCGACGTGTATTCGTATGTGCGCCTGCATCAACCGCATCCGATGTTCACCGCGGGCAACATCGAGTGGACCCTCGATCGGGACCGCGCTCCTTTGGCGACCAAAAGGGAGGTGCTCGACCACCTTCGGTACTGCGTCGACGTGATCGCCGAACGCGTGCCGGTCGACGAGTACTTCGGCTGGGAATTCGAGTCTCAGGAGGAAGCGAACGGAGTCGTGCGGGCCACCTGTCGGGCTGCTGACGGCCGGATGCTCGTCGTTGAGGCCAAGCGATTGATCAAGGCATTCGGTCTGGCAGTCACGCCCAACCAACCTCTGGACATCTCCAGCAGACGGGTCCATTCGGTGTCGCCCGATTATTGCGACATCCGGGCGGGCGACATCAGGGAAAGCCGTGCGCCGGTGTGGATCATCGGTGGCGGAAAAACCGCGATGGACACCGCTCACGCACTGATTACGGCCTACCCGGGTCGCGAGGTAAATCTGGTCGCCGGCCGAGGAACATTCTTCTCCAGCCGCGACCGGCTCTTGCCGAGTGGCTCCCGGAGGTGGTGGACGGGCACCGTGCCGAGCACTGTTGCCGCACAGCTGAGTCGCCGGTTCGACGGCACGAACGAATCGGAGGTCCAGGATTGGTACCGCGCAACCTACGGCACGTTCTTGACGCCGCAATCGGACAACTTTGTGTTGGGGGTGTTATCGGAGGCGGAGAACGACACGATCTCTGCCGGCCTCAACGACGTCGTCATGGATTATCTCGAAGACGTCGTCGATTGCAACGGCACGACCGAGCTGCTACTCCGAAGCGGATCGACGAAGGCGATCGAGCCGGGCAGCTGGGTGGTCAACTGCACGGGATACCTCAACGCCGCCGATGAATACCCGTACGAGCCCTACGTTTCGCCCAGTGGCGCAATCGTTTCGATCAATGTGCGCTCGGCTGTCCTGCATCTGCCCGCATTCATGGGGTACTTCCTGGGTCATCTGCTGTTCTTGGACAAGCTCAGGGAGATACCGCTTTACGAACTCGACTGGCAGGGACTCAGGGACACGGCGCCGATCGCATTTCCGTATGTGCTTTTCGCGCATGTCCAGCACAACCTCAGCCTGATTTATGAGAACGTCCCAAGAGCTGTGTTCAGGGAGAACGGTCTCGATTTCGATAAGTGGTACCCGCTGCCGCGCCGCCTGCCGGGCCTGACACGGTTCGTGCTGACGCACCGCCGCGAACGCGAGCGGCAGCGCCGTGTTCTCAATACGGTGCGGGAGCGATTCGACATCCGGTGCGGGCCGATTAATGAGCAGCGCGTAACCCGCGCCAAAATGTACCGGTGA
- a CDS encoding CHAP domain-containing protein, whose protein sequence is MSSALSLGASMAPAPASGDPAASVGRTIDHNPFSGDYEGYCTWGAQEQIHAHTGYYIKALTGNAEEWANQARVAGWTVGNDAQPHSIVVFSSALVGGVGHVAWVDAVDGNHLTITEMNMGYGATATNGFRTTGFHQFDTRSVAQAPGMSYILIP, encoded by the coding sequence GTGAGTAGCGCACTTTCGCTGGGGGCGTCAATGGCTCCGGCGCCGGCCAGCGGAGATCCGGCGGCAAGCGTAGGCCGCACGATCGACCACAACCCCTTTAGCGGCGACTACGAGGGGTACTGCACGTGGGGCGCCCAAGAACAGATTCACGCCCATACCGGCTACTACATCAAAGCGCTCACCGGAAACGCCGAAGAATGGGCTAACCAAGCCCGAGTGGCAGGCTGGACGGTCGGCAACGATGCGCAGCCCCACTCGATCGTGGTCTTCAGCAGCGCACTCGTCGGCGGCGTCGGACACGTCGCCTGGGTCGACGCCGTCGACGGCAACCACCTCACGATCACCGAAATGAACATGGGTTACGGGGCCACCGCGACCAACGGATTCCGAACCACGGGCTTCCACCAGTTCGACACGCGCAGCGTCGCACAGGCACCGGGAATGAGCTACATCCTCATCCCCTGA
- the rplU gene encoding 50S ribosomal protein L21 yields the protein MATYAIVKAGGKQYKVAVGDVVKVEKLESEPGAQVSLPVALVVDGATVTSDAAALAKVAVTGEVLEHTKGPKIRIHKFKNKTGYHKRQGHRQQLTVLKVTGIA from the coding sequence ATGGCGACCTACGCAATCGTCAAGGCCGGTGGCAAGCAGTACAAGGTTGCCGTCGGTGACGTGGTCAAGGTCGAGAAGCTCGAATCCGAGCCCGGCGCCCAGGTGTCGTTGCCGGTGGCGCTGGTGGTTGACGGTGCGACCGTCACTTCCGACGCTGCCGCGCTGGCCAAGGTAGCCGTGACCGGCGAAGTGCTCGAGCACACCAAGGGCCCGAAGATCCGTATCCACAAGTTCAAGAACAAGACCGGCTACCACAAGCGTCAGGGCCACCGTCAGCAGTTGACGGTCCTGAAGGTCACCGGAATCGCGTGA
- the rpmA gene encoding 50S ribosomal protein L27: protein MAHKKGASSSRNGRDSAAQRLGVKRFGGQIVKAGEIIVRQRGTHFHPGVNVGRGGDDTLFAKEAGAVQFGLKRGRKTVSIVAAGQTTD from the coding sequence ATGGCACACAAGAAGGGCGCTTCCAGCTCGCGCAACGGTCGCGACTCCGCCGCTCAGCGGCTGGGCGTCAAGCGATTCGGCGGCCAGATCGTGAAGGCCGGCGAAATCATCGTCCGCCAGCGTGGCACCCACTTCCACCCCGGCGTCAATGTCGGGCGTGGCGGCGACGACACGTTGTTCGCCAAGGAAGCCGGCGCCGTCCAGTTCGGCCTCAAGCGCGGCCGTAAGACCGTCAGCATCGTCGCGGCCGGGCAGACCACCGACTAA
- the proB gene encoding glutamate 5-kinase, translating into MSAHREAIRTARSLVVKIGTNALTAPSGVFDAGRLAGLADAIEARMKAGTDVVIVSSGAIAAGIEPLGLSRRPKDLATKQAAASVGQVALVNAWSAAFARYGRTVGQVLLTAHDISMRAQHTNAQRTLDRLRALHAVAIVNENDTVATNEIRFGDNDRLSALVAHLVGAEALVLLSDIDGLYDTDPRKAKGARFIPEVAAASDLVGVVAGPGSPLGTGGMASKMSSALLAADAGVPVLLAGASDAATALTDASSGTVFAARPARMSARRFWVRYAAESTGSLSLDAGAVRAVVQHRRSLLAAGITAVTGRFYGGDVVELHGPDATMVARGVVAYDAAELATMMGRSTSELPDELRRPAVHADDLVAV; encoded by the coding sequence GTGAGTGCCCACCGCGAAGCCATCCGCACCGCTCGTAGTCTGGTCGTCAAGATTGGCACCAACGCGCTGACCGCACCGTCCGGGGTGTTCGACGCCGGCCGACTGGCCGGTCTGGCCGATGCAATCGAGGCGCGCATGAAAGCGGGTACCGACGTCGTCATCGTGTCCTCGGGTGCGATCGCCGCGGGCATTGAGCCGCTCGGATTATCCCGTCGCCCAAAGGACTTGGCGACCAAGCAGGCCGCCGCCAGCGTGGGCCAGGTCGCGCTGGTGAACGCGTGGAGTGCCGCGTTCGCTCGCTACGGTCGTACGGTCGGGCAGGTACTGCTGACCGCGCACGACATTTCGATGCGGGCACAGCACACCAACGCCCAGCGCACCCTGGACCGGTTGCGCGCGCTGCACGCGGTCGCGATCGTCAACGAAAACGACACGGTGGCCACCAACGAGATCCGGTTCGGCGACAACGACCGCCTGTCGGCACTGGTGGCCCACCTGGTAGGCGCCGAGGCGCTGGTGCTGCTCTCCGACATCGACGGCCTCTACGACACCGATCCGCGAAAGGCCAAGGGGGCCCGCTTCATTCCCGAAGTAGCCGCGGCGTCGGACCTGGTCGGTGTGGTGGCCGGTCCGGGCAGCCCGTTGGGCACCGGCGGCATGGCGTCGAAGATGTCCTCGGCGCTGCTGGCCGCCGACGCCGGGGTGCCGGTGCTGCTGGCCGGGGCGTCGGATGCCGCGACGGCTCTCACCGACGCCTCGTCGGGCACGGTGTTCGCCGCCCGGCCCGCGCGGATGTCGGCCCGCCGGTTCTGGGTGCGATATGCCGCCGAGTCCACCGGTTCGCTCAGCCTCGACGCGGGCGCGGTGCGTGCGGTGGTGCAGCACCGCCGCTCGCTGCTGGCCGCCGGCATCACCGCGGTGACGGGCCGGTTCTACGGGGGCGACGTCGTCGAATTGCACGGACCGGACGCGACGATGGTGGCCCGCGGCGTGGTCGCCTACGACGCGGCCGAGCTGGCGACCATGATGGGCCGGTCGACCTCCGAGCTGCCCGACGAGTTGCGCCGGCCCGCGGTGCATGCCGACGACCTGGTCGCAGTCTGA
- a CDS encoding cytochrome P450, with product MAVLTGRSGRPRAYDAIDLSSREFWSTTAADRERSFAELRAERPVSWHPPVEDALMPDPDDPGYWAVTRRADIVTVSRDSDVFLSGKGVMFESIPMELLEASQSFLAMDPPRHTKLRKLAHAAFTPRQVRRIEESIQANAKTIVAELRDAGSGADFVDLCAKELPIRTLSDMVGIPESERERMAHATDALVSWADPDFLNGRPALQVIFEQQMYLHQVVGTLAAQRRENPGEDLISSLVHAEVDGDRLTDAEVAAFFVLLSVAGNDTTRQTMSHTMKALTDFPAQRAWLLDDYEDRIGVAVEEFVRWATPVMTFRRTAATDFELGGQRIAAGEKVVMFYSSGNWDTDAFQHPDHFDLGRSPNPHVGFGGGGLHFCLGAHVARAQLRAFFGELLRQLPDIQASEATYVAGNFVHAVRRLPCTF from the coding sequence ATGGCAGTACTGACCGGGCGGTCCGGCCGTCCACGCGCCTACGACGCGATTGATCTGTCCTCGCGCGAGTTCTGGTCGACGACGGCCGCCGACCGGGAACGCTCGTTTGCGGAGTTGCGGGCCGAGCGGCCGGTGAGCTGGCATCCCCCCGTCGAAGACGCCCTGATGCCAGACCCCGACGACCCCGGCTATTGGGCGGTCACCCGCCGCGCGGACATCGTCACGGTCAGTCGCGACAGCGACGTCTTCCTGTCCGGCAAGGGGGTGATGTTCGAGAGCATTCCGATGGAGCTGCTCGAGGCGTCCCAGTCGTTCCTGGCGATGGACCCGCCGCGGCACACCAAGCTGCGCAAGCTCGCCCACGCCGCCTTCACGCCGCGGCAGGTCCGCCGCATCGAGGAATCGATCCAGGCGAACGCGAAGACGATCGTGGCGGAGCTCCGCGACGCCGGCAGCGGTGCGGATTTCGTCGACCTCTGCGCCAAGGAGTTGCCCATCCGCACGCTGTCGGACATGGTGGGCATTCCAGAGTCCGAGCGCGAGCGCATGGCACATGCCACCGACGCGCTGGTGTCGTGGGCCGACCCCGACTTTCTCAATGGGCGCCCCGCACTGCAGGTCATCTTCGAACAGCAGATGTACCTGCACCAGGTCGTCGGCACGCTCGCCGCGCAGCGCCGCGAGAACCCGGGCGAAGACCTGATCAGCAGCCTGGTGCACGCCGAGGTGGACGGCGACCGGTTGACCGACGCGGAGGTGGCCGCGTTCTTCGTGTTGCTTTCGGTGGCGGGCAATGACACCACGCGTCAGACCATGAGTCACACCATGAAAGCGCTCACCGACTTCCCGGCCCAACGAGCTTGGTTGCTGGACGATTACGAGGACAGGATCGGAGTGGCGGTCGAGGAGTTCGTGCGTTGGGCGACACCGGTCATGACCTTCCGCCGCACGGCGGCAACCGATTTCGAACTCGGTGGCCAGCGGATCGCGGCGGGCGAGAAGGTGGTGATGTTCTATTCGTCGGGCAACTGGGACACCGATGCCTTCCAGCATCCGGATCACTTCGACCTGGGCCGCAGCCCCAATCCCCATGTCGGATTCGGCGGCGGCGGACTGCATTTCTGCCTCGGTGCCCACGTGGCGCGCGCGCAACTGCGCGCCTTCTTCGGTGAGCTGCTGCGTCAGCTGCCCGACATTCAGGCGAGCGAGGCGACGTACGTGGCGGGTAACTTCGTGCACGCGGTGCGCCGCCTGCCCTGCACGTTTTAG
- a CDS encoding TetR/AcrR family transcriptional regulator: MPSVTRRPQPKREQSRQQRREEMERRLLDATERLMLGGASFTELSVDRLSTAAGISRASFYIYFEDKGHLLRRLAGQVFADLAESANRWWSVAGRHDPADVRAAMTSLVASYRRHQPVLVALNEMSGYDPVVGATYRNLLTAITGRLTRVIEEGQADGSIRPELSAATTASALTWMAERACQQNLPGAPNSYDAELATTLSEIIWATLYLKPLSAG; this comes from the coding sequence ATGCCCTCGGTCACCCGCAGGCCGCAGCCCAAGCGCGAGCAGTCGCGCCAGCAGCGGCGTGAGGAGATGGAGCGCCGCCTGCTCGACGCCACCGAGCGGTTGATGCTCGGCGGGGCCAGTTTCACCGAGCTCAGCGTGGACCGGCTGTCGACGGCGGCCGGCATCTCGCGGGCGAGCTTCTACATCTACTTCGAGGACAAGGGCCACCTGCTGCGCCGGCTCGCCGGACAGGTGTTCGCCGATCTGGCTGAAAGCGCGAATCGGTGGTGGAGCGTAGCGGGACGCCACGATCCGGCGGATGTGCGCGCGGCGATGACGAGCCTGGTGGCCAGCTATCGCCGCCATCAGCCGGTGCTCGTCGCGCTGAACGAAATGTCGGGCTACGACCCGGTAGTCGGCGCGACGTACCGCAATCTGTTGACCGCGATCACCGGGCGATTGACCCGCGTGATCGAAGAGGGCCAGGCCGACGGTTCGATCCGCCCGGAGCTATCCGCAGCCACCACGGCCAGCGCTTTGACTTGGATGGCCGAGCGGGCGTGCCAGCAGAATCTTCCGGGCGCGCCGAACTCCTATGATGCCGAACTGGCGACGACGTTGTCCGAAATCATCTGGGCCACTTTGTATCTCAAGCCGCTGTCGGCAGGCTGA
- the obgE gene encoding GTPase ObgE — MPRFVDRVVIHARAGSGGNGCASVHREKFKPLGGPDGGNGGRGGSIVFVVDPAVHTLLDYHFRPHVTAPNGKQGAGSNRDGAAGADLEVKVPDGTVVLDENGRLLADLVGVGTRFEAAAGGRGGLGNAALASRARKAPGFALLGEPGQARDLTLELKTVADVGLVGFPSAGKSSLVSVISAAKPKVADYPFTTLVPNLGVVSAGEQSFTVADVPGLIPGASQGRGLGLDFLRHIERCAVLVHVVDCATAEPGRDPISDIDALEAELAAYTPTLQGDAALVDLAERPRAVVLNKIDVPEARELAEFVRDEIAERGWPVFLVSTVTREGLQPLIFGLSKMISEYNASRPAPVARRPVIRPVPVDDSGFTVESDGEGGFVVTGARPERWIGQTNFDNDEAVGYLADRLARLGVEEELLRLGAQPGCAVTIGEMTFDWEPQTPAGQQVPLTGRGTDARLERTERIGADERKAARRRRRERGDEL, encoded by the coding sequence ATGCCTCGGTTTGTCGATCGAGTCGTCATCCACGCCCGAGCGGGCTCCGGCGGTAACGGCTGCGCCTCGGTTCATCGCGAGAAGTTCAAGCCGCTCGGCGGCCCCGACGGCGGGAATGGCGGCCGTGGCGGCAGCATCGTCTTTGTTGTCGATCCCGCCGTACACACGCTGCTGGATTACCATTTCCGGCCGCACGTCACCGCTCCCAACGGCAAGCAGGGGGCGGGCAGCAACCGCGACGGCGCGGCGGGTGCGGATCTGGAAGTCAAGGTCCCCGACGGCACCGTCGTGCTGGACGAAAACGGCCGCCTGCTGGCCGATTTGGTCGGTGTGGGCACCCGCTTCGAAGCCGCCGCGGGCGGCCGCGGCGGGCTGGGCAACGCGGCGCTCGCGTCCCGGGCGCGCAAGGCACCCGGCTTCGCGCTGCTGGGTGAGCCCGGCCAGGCCCGCGATCTCACCCTTGAGCTCAAGACTGTCGCGGACGTCGGGCTGGTCGGCTTTCCGTCGGCGGGCAAGTCGTCGCTGGTATCGGTCATCTCGGCGGCCAAACCCAAGGTCGCCGACTATCCGTTCACCACACTGGTTCCCAATCTCGGCGTCGTCTCGGCCGGCGAGCAGTCGTTCACCGTCGCCGACGTGCCCGGCTTGATCCCGGGCGCGTCGCAAGGCCGCGGCCTTGGGCTGGATTTCCTGCGCCACATCGAACGATGCGCGGTGCTGGTGCATGTTGTCGACTGCGCCACTGCCGAGCCCGGCCGCGACCCGATCTCCGACATCGACGCGCTGGAAGCCGAACTCGCCGCTTACACGCCGACCCTGCAAGGCGATGCGGCGCTGGTCGACCTGGCCGAGCGGCCGCGGGCGGTGGTACTGAACAAGATTGACGTACCCGAGGCGCGTGAGCTTGCCGAGTTCGTCCGCGACGAGATCGCCGAGCGCGGCTGGCCGGTGTTCCTGGTATCGACAGTAACCCGGGAAGGGTTGCAGCCGTTGATCTTTGGGCTATCGAAGATGATCTCGGAGTACAACGCCTCGCGCCCGGCGCCGGTGGCGCGACGCCCGGTGATCCGCCCGGTGCCCGTGGACGACAGCGGTTTCACCGTCGAGTCCGACGGGGAGGGCGGTTTCGTGGTCACCGGGGCCCGGCCCGAACGCTGGATCGGCCAGACCAATTTCGACAACGACGAAGCGGTGGGCTACCTGGCCGACCGCCTCGCCCGCCTCGGCGTCGAGGAGGAGCTGTTGCGGCTGGGCGCACAGCCCGGCTGCGCGGTGACCATCGGCGAAATGACATTTGATTGGGAGCCGCAAACGCCGGCGGGCCAACAGGTTCCGCTGACGGGCCGCGGCACCGACGCACGGCTTGAACGCACCGAGCGCATCGGCGCCGACGAGCGCAAGGCGGCCCGCCGTCGGCGGCGTGAACGCGGTGACGAGCTGTGA
- a CDS encoding serine/threonine-protein kinase has protein sequence MDGTPFGRYRLVELLGRGGMGEVWRAHDTGTDRIVAIKLLPAFLSDDEEFQQRFRREAHAAARLNNPHVIPIHNYGEIDGQLYVDMRLIEGRDLQSVLADGPLDPVRAVRIIEQVANALQAAHRVGLLHRDIKPSNILLDHDDFAYLIDFGIARAIEETRMTKSGDTIGTFQYIAPERLDATAHEDSRADIYSLACVLYESLTGQPPFPGSSAAHLITAHLHTPPPRPSTTQPDVPAEVDEVIATGMAKDPEQRYATTVELANAARDAVTDRIGTPTAAAQPATMRAPDPRLPATAYASSTAPTQFGPQTDATSPPAPPAADGRSLKRRRIALAGGVAAAAAVVVVLVMAFTNVGSSDKPRDAPKPAAAPNTGPFTGVYRADFGPSATNGKPDDGGTPSTGQWSVRSACGSAGCVATATATGGATLQSSFVFDDVGGQWRAVGAYPVASPPPGVSGFTGCQFPAEYWTVITLQQRPDGTIGGQYRATGPPECETERTVTFTRIGDVDVNTLPDPASQPAPVGSAATAFHGRYHATQTPLDTHKTGTWEPLVSTDCLRTGERCISRVGYDIYHFSNGKWVFDLDTKRTCEKSETRDTTTFHWEFPLPQPPQDPIALLTGHGHKQVTGTDGCAGSYDETVKFERTGD, from the coding sequence ATGGATGGGACCCCGTTCGGGCGATATCGCTTGGTGGAGTTGTTGGGTCGCGGCGGCATGGGCGAGGTGTGGCGCGCTCACGACACCGGCACCGATCGCATTGTCGCGATCAAACTCTTGCCCGCGTTCTTGTCTGACGATGAGGAGTTCCAACAGCGTTTCCGCCGGGAAGCCCACGCCGCGGCCCGACTGAACAACCCACACGTCATCCCGATTCATAACTACGGCGAAATCGACGGCCAGCTCTATGTCGATATGCGGCTCATCGAGGGTCGCGATCTGCAGAGCGTCCTGGCCGACGGGCCGTTGGATCCGGTACGCGCGGTACGCATCATCGAGCAGGTCGCCAATGCCCTGCAGGCGGCCCACCGGGTTGGGCTGCTGCACCGCGACATCAAGCCCTCCAATATCCTGCTGGACCACGATGATTTCGCCTACCTGATCGACTTCGGTATCGCCCGCGCGATCGAAGAAACACGAATGACCAAGTCCGGCGACACAATTGGCACCTTCCAATACATTGCACCCGAGCGTCTGGACGCCACCGCGCACGAAGACTCCCGCGCCGACATCTACTCGTTGGCGTGTGTGCTCTATGAATCTCTCACCGGGCAGCCGCCTTTTCCCGGTAGTTCAGCGGCGCACCTGATTACCGCACATCTGCACACCCCGCCGCCTCGACCCTCAACCACCCAACCCGACGTGCCCGCAGAGGTCGACGAGGTGATCGCGACCGGCATGGCCAAAGATCCTGAGCAGCGCTATGCGACCACGGTGGAGTTGGCCAACGCCGCTCGCGACGCGGTCACCGACCGCATCGGGACGCCGACGGCCGCGGCGCAGCCGGCAACGATGCGGGCACCAGATCCCCGCCTGCCGGCGACCGCTTACGCGTCTTCGACGGCGCCCACCCAGTTCGGTCCACAGACCGACGCCACCTCGCCTCCGGCGCCACCCGCTGCGGACGGACGAAGCCTGAAACGCCGCCGGATCGCGCTGGCGGGCGGCGTGGCGGCGGCCGCGGCGGTCGTCGTCGTACTTGTCATGGCGTTCACCAACGTCGGATCCTCCGACAAGCCACGCGATGCCCCAAAGCCCGCCGCAGCTCCTAACACCGGGCCGTTCACGGGCGTGTATCGCGCCGACTTCGGCCCCTCGGCCACCAACGGGAAGCCGGATGACGGAGGGACGCCCTCAACCGGGCAGTGGTCTGTTCGTTCGGCATGCGGTTCAGCGGGCTGCGTGGCAACGGCGACGGCCACGGGCGGGGCCACCCTGCAGTCGTCGTTTGTCTTCGATGACGTTGGCGGGCAGTGGCGTGCGGTCGGCGCATACCCGGTAGCCTCGCCGCCGCCGGGCGTGTCGGGCTTCACCGGGTGCCAGTTCCCCGCCGAATACTGGACGGTCATCACGCTTCAACAGCGTCCCGACGGAACAATCGGCGGCCAGTACCGTGCAACGGGGCCCCCTGAGTGCGAGACCGAGCGCACCGTCACCTTTACCCGGATCGGCGACGTCGATGTCAACACGCTTCCGGACCCGGCCAGCCAACCGGCACCTGTCGGGTCCGCGGCCACCGCATTCCACGGCCGCTACCACGCGACGCAGACGCCGCTCGACACTCACAAAACGGGCACCTGGGAACCCCTTGTTTCGACAGACTGCCTGCGCACCGGCGAACGCTGCATCAGCAGGGTTGGCTACGACATCTACCACTTTTCGAACGGTAAATGGGTATTCGACCTTGACACCAAGCGGACGTGCGAAAAATCGGAAACAAGGGATACGACGACCTTCCATTGGGAATTTCCCTTGCCCCAACCACCGCAAGACCCGATCGCGCTGTTGACCGGACACGGCCACAAGCAGGTAACCGGCACCGATGGCTGTGCGGGCTCGTATGACGAAACCGTGAAATTCGAACGCACCGGCGACTGA